A genomic segment from Aulosira sp. FACHB-615 encodes:
- a CDS encoding non-ribosomal peptide synthetase gives MDKQYSNLSPAKKALLEKWKGGKLKADVIPKRQNISNIPLSFSQQRLWFIDQLYHGSDFYNIPLAFHIQGNLNIVALEQSLNKILKRHEVWRTNFKVVNGEPVQEITHQLNWELSLINCEHLSGKNWESEVKLLAAEFARQPFNLAKELLVRANLLRLSAESHILLVTMHHIITDGWSCGVFLRELSALYGAFSTNQQPTLPELPIQYGDFAIWQRDRLQGELLANQLQYWQAQLQGELPILQLPTDRPRPQISNFVGAKQYFRLSKSLTNSLKQLSQQTDTTLFMSLLAAFNILLYRYTNQADILIGSPIANRNRPELEGMLGLFVNTLVLRNNLSGNPSFREFLHRVREVTLGAYSHQDLPFEMLVEQLQPERDLSRNPLYEVMFVLQNTPSTVEEVAGLTLQTLDFDSGTSQLDMFLSMSESETGLTGFLEYNTDIFDASTITKFINHFQTLLINIIANPEQRLSELSLLTTSEQEQLLYKFNQTHTDYPQTASLHQLFEQQVELTPDSIALISEFEQITYRQLNQRVNQLGHFLQKQGVTPATLVALCLERDIDMIVGILAILKAGGTYIPLDPSYPVERLNFMLSDSQAKLLITKQAILAKLSLSAAQIICLDTYQEKLARESTENPIHIYSSDDIAYIIYTSGSTGKPKGVLGTHRGTVNGLHWLWKTYPFKPGEVCCQKTAISFVDSVWEIFAPLLQGIPTVIISNTTLLDPQLFIESLAHHKVSRIILVPSLLRLILDNYSHLIHKLSHLKFWITSGEALSIKLVQSFRELMPFAKLINLYGSSEVSANATYYDTSLLPIQAQSVPIGRPINNTQTYVLNGDLQPTPIGVIGELYIGGDGLAKGYLHRQDLTKERFIDHPWILGNKLYKTGDLVRYLPDGNLEYLGRRDEQVKIRGFRVELGEISSAIAQHPNVQEAVVITSNEHPENIRLLAYIVTNKPDITPELSSYLQHKLPNYMLPSAFILLDALPLTPNGKVNKAALPQTEIIQQNSQTSKIAARNFNELALVKIWENILNTHPIGIKDNFFELGGHSFLAVRVMAQIYDKFGYNLPLSTLFENPTIEELAEIVNQPFRETSNSPLVAINSAGNQLPFFCIHGAGGNISPYFKLSRILGEDYPFYGLEYKPDPEQPDIISVEKLATRYLKEIRQLQPNGPYLLGGHCYGGILAFEIAQQLQKQGQKVGLVAIIDAILPETAIQTSPDDDAKFLLRLAEETKIWNDINLSLSFEEMRDLSLHEQFNLINQKANFIFSEAEIQDFLHHYKVFKANVQAMRNYVPQAYSDALTILRAEEEIIHDFDNPEWTTNDPFLGWGKYGSASTQVIEIPGNHFSILLEPHIHELAKQLKICIDDAVCNFTMSKE, from the coding sequence ATGGATAAACAATACTCTAATTTATCACCAGCGAAAAAGGCTCTTTTAGAAAAATGGAAAGGGGGAAAACTTAAAGCTGATGTTATTCCTAAGCGCCAAAATATTTCAAATATTCCCTTATCTTTTTCGCAACAAAGACTATGGTTTATTGATCAGCTTTATCATGGGAGTGATTTCTACAATATTCCTCTTGCTTTTCATATCCAAGGAAATTTAAATATTGTCGCTCTTGAACAAAGCTTAAATAAAATTCTCAAGCGTCATGAAGTGTGGCGGACAAATTTTAAGGTTGTCAATGGAGAACCTGTCCAAGAAATTACGCATCAATTAAATTGGGAATTATCGCTTATTAACTGTGAACATTTATCTGGTAAAAATTGGGAATCGGAAGTTAAATTATTGGCGGCGGAATTCGCCAGACAACCTTTTAACTTAGCGAAAGAATTGTTAGTTAGGGCGAATTTATTGCGCTTGAGTGCAGAATCACATATTTTGCTGGTGACTATGCACCACATTATTACCGATGGCTGGTCTTGCGGGGTATTTTTGCGGGAGTTATCCGCGCTGTATGGGGCTTTCTCGACAAACCAACAGCCAACTTTACCAGAACTTCCAATACAGTATGGAGATTTTGCCATTTGGCAACGCGATCGCCTGCAAGGTGAATTACTCGCCAATCAATTACAATATTGGCAAGCACAACTCCAGGGTGAGTTACCTATATTACAACTACCTACAGACCGTCCGCGACCTCAAATTAGTAATTTTGTTGGGGCGAAGCAATATTTTAGATTATCAAAATCCCTGACAAACTCCCTCAAACAATTAAGTCAGCAAACCGATACAACTTTATTTATGAGTTTGCTGGCGGCGTTTAATATCCTTTTATATCGCTACACAAATCAAGCAGATATCTTAATTGGTTCGCCCATTGCTAACCGTAACCGTCCAGAATTAGAAGGAATGCTGGGTTTATTTGTCAATACTTTAGTATTGCGTAATAACCTCAGTGGAAATCCTAGTTTTCGGGAATTTTTACATCGAGTCCGGGAAGTAACTCTGGGTGCATACTCTCATCAAGATTTACCATTTGAGATGCTTGTCGAACAATTGCAACCCGAACGAGATTTAAGCCGAAATCCTCTTTATGAAGTTATGTTTGTGTTGCAAAATACACCTAGCACTGTGGAGGAAGTAGCGGGGTTAACTTTACAAACTTTAGACTTTGATAGCGGCACATCTCAATTAGATATGTTTCTTTCTATGTCTGAATCTGAAACAGGATTGACAGGCTTTTTGGAATATAATACTGACATTTTTGATGCGTCAACTATTACTAAATTTATCAATCATTTTCAAACTTTATTAATAAATATCATTGCTAATCCAGAACAGCGCCTGAGTGAATTGTCGCTGTTAACGACTTCTGAGCAAGAACAACTATTATATAAGTTTAATCAAACTCATACAGATTATCCCCAAACTGCATCCCTACATCAATTATTCGAGCAGCAAGTTGAACTCACACCAGATTCCATCGCCTTAATTAGCGAGTTTGAACAAATTACTTATCGTCAACTAAACCAAAGAGTTAATCAGCTTGGACATTTTTTACAAAAACAAGGTGTAACACCAGCAACTTTGGTAGCTCTATGTCTGGAACGCGATATAGATATGATAGTGGGGATTTTAGCTATTCTCAAAGCTGGTGGTACATACATTCCCCTAGATCCGAGTTATCCAGTAGAGCGGTTAAATTTTATGCTCTCTGATTCCCAAGCAAAATTATTGATTACCAAGCAAGCAATATTAGCAAAACTATCATTATCTGCGGCTCAAATTATTTGCTTAGATACTTATCAAGAAAAACTGGCGCGAGAAAGTACAGAAAATCCGATTCACATTTATTCATCGGATGATATTGCTTATATTATCTATACTTCTGGTTCCACGGGCAAACCTAAAGGTGTTCTTGGCACTCATCGCGGTACAGTCAATGGCTTACACTGGTTATGGAAAACCTATCCTTTTAAGCCAGGAGAAGTTTGTTGTCAAAAAACAGCTATTAGTTTTGTTGATTCTGTCTGGGAAATTTTTGCGCCTTTACTACAAGGAATCCCCACGGTAATTATCAGCAATACAACTTTGTTAGATCCACAATTATTTATCGAATCTCTAGCACATCACAAAGTTAGTCGAATTATTCTTGTACCTTCATTACTCCGGTTAATTCTAGATAATTATAGCCATCTGATTCATAAATTATCACACCTCAAATTCTGGATAACGAGTGGAGAAGCATTATCGATTAAATTGGTGCAGAGTTTCCGTGAATTAATGCCATTTGCCAAGTTAATCAACCTTTATGGCTCATCGGAAGTTTCGGCAAATGCAACTTACTACGATACTAGTTTATTACCTATTCAAGCCCAGAGTGTGCCTATCGGTCGTCCAATTAATAACACTCAAACTTATGTTTTAAACGGTGATTTACAACCAACACCGATAGGAGTAATAGGAGAACTGTATATTGGTGGTGATGGGTTGGCAAAAGGATATTTACATCGTCAAGATTTAACCAAAGAAAGATTCATTGATCATCCTTGGATTCTGGGAAATAAACTTTATAAAACAGGCGATTTAGTGAGATATTTACCCGATGGCAATTTGGAATATTTAGGTCGCCGTGATGAACAAGTAAAAATCAGAGGTTTCCGGGTAGAATTAGGAGAAATATCAAGTGCGATCGCGCAACACCCAAATGTCCAAGAAGCAGTTGTGATTACTAGCAATGAGCATCCCGAAAATATCCGCTTGCTTGCCTATATCGTTACCAATAAGCCAGATATAACTCCCGAATTATCATCTTATTTACAACATAAACTGCCTAATTATATGTTGCCGTCAGCTTTTATTTTACTGGATGCTCTGCCACTCACACCTAATGGTAAAGTTAACAAAGCTGCCTTACCCCAAACTGAAATTATCCAGCAAAATTCCCAAACATCAAAAATAGCTGCCCGAAATTTTAACGAATTAGCTTTAGTTAAAATTTGGGAAAATATCTTAAACACTCATCCTATCGGCATCAAAGACAACTTTTTTGAATTAGGCGGACATTCCTTTTTGGCTGTACGTGTGATGGCGCAAATTTATGATAAATTTGGATATAATCTTCCTTTATCAACTTTATTTGAAAACCCAACAATTGAAGAACTAGCCGAAATTGTTAATCAACCATTCCGAGAAACTTCTAATTCTCCTTTGGTAGCTATTAACTCGGCTGGTAATCAGCTACCTTTCTTCTGTATACATGGTGCTGGCGGTAATATTAGCCCCTATTTTAAATTATCAAGAATCTTGGGCGAGGACTATCCATTTTATGGATTAGAATATAAGCCAGATCCCGAACAACCTGATATAATTTCCGTAGAAAAACTAGCAACTCGCTACCTCAAAGAAATTCGCCAACTCCAACCCAATGGCCCCTATCTTTTAGGCGGACATTGTTACGGTGGAATACTGGCTTTTGAAATAGCCCAGCAACTACAAAAACAAGGTCAAAAAGTAGGTTTAGTGGCAATTATCGATGCCATTTTACCAGAAACTGCTATTCAAACAAGTCCTGATGATGATGCTAAGTTTTTGCTGCGGTTGGCGGAAGAAACAAAAATTTGGAATGACATAAATTTATCGCTATCTTTTGAAGAAATGCGAGATTTATCACTCCATGAGCAATTTAATTTAATCAATCAAAAAGCCAACTTTATTTTTTCAGAAGCTGAGATTCAAGATTTTTTACATCATTATAAAGTTTTCAAAGCTAATGTTCAAGCAATGCGAAATTATGTACCGCAAGCTTATTCTGATGCCTTAACTATCTTACGAGCCGAAGAAGAAATTATTCATGATTTTGACAATCCTGAATGGACTACTAATGATCCCTTTTTAGGTTGGGGTAAATATGGTAGTGCATCTACACAAGTGATTGAAATTCCTGGCAATCATTTCTCAATTTTACTGGAACCTCATATTCATGAATTAGCCAAACAATTGAAAATTTGTATTGATGATGCTGTTTGTAATTTCACTATGTCAAAGGAGTAA
- a CDS encoding MFS transporter: MSEQPTNTSLRNFLIIWLGQLVSGIGSQMTGIALEIWAWETTGQATTLALVGFFGLLPSIIITPISGIIVDRYNRKLLMMFGDTVAVLATITLLFLYINNLLQIWHLYVAAAFVGTFSQFQYLAYSASVSLMIPKQHYTRASSLEFLSHHSAIIIAPALAGYFYQVIGLFGIWLIDISTFIVAISTILFIPILQPSQTAEKQEDFWQNLGYGVRYLTAHKSLLLLLVINLLFFFAHDLGGSLYIPMILARTGNDTLVLGNLITAAGFGGVLGALIVNKWGGFKDKIRGILLGMMGVGLTKIVFGLGRTLWVWIPPQFLCSLSFTAGGSADNAIWLAKVAPNVQGRVFAARSLLLQLASAVAVLVAGPLADKVFIPAFSQEGSMAGLLGGIFGAGTAGGLAMLYVICAVCMFLVGLAGLSVPLLRNLEKILPDYEEKVSAE, from the coding sequence ATGTCAGAACAACCAACTAACACCAGCCTACGGAACTTTCTCATTATTTGGCTAGGTCAACTAGTTTCGGGGATTGGTAGCCAAATGACCGGCATTGCTTTAGAAATTTGGGCATGGGAAACCACTGGACAAGCAACTACTCTCGCCCTCGTAGGCTTTTTTGGCTTACTTCCTAGCATTATTATTACTCCCATTAGCGGTATAATTGTAGACCGTTATAACCGGAAATTATTAATGATGTTTGGTGATACTGTTGCTGTTCTTGCAACTATTACCCTCCTATTTTTATATATCAACAATTTATTACAAATTTGGCATCTTTATGTGGCAGCAGCTTTTGTAGGTACTTTTAGCCAATTTCAATATTTAGCTTACTCTGCATCAGTATCATTAATGATACCTAAACAACACTATACTCGTGCCAGCAGTCTTGAGTTTTTATCTCATCACAGTGCAATTATTATTGCGCCTGCTTTAGCAGGATATTTTTATCAAGTAATTGGTTTATTTGGCATTTGGCTAATTGATATTTCCACTTTTATTGTTGCCATTTCCACTATTTTATTTATACCTATTCTCCAGCCTAGCCAAACAGCAGAAAAACAAGAAGATTTTTGGCAAAATTTAGGGTATGGTGTGCGTTACCTGACTGCCCACAAAAGCCTTCTATTACTATTAGTCATTAACTTATTATTTTTCTTTGCCCACGACCTAGGAGGTTCACTTTACATACCCATGATTCTCGCCCGCACAGGTAATGATACTTTAGTGCTGGGTAACTTAATCACAGCCGCAGGATTTGGTGGTGTGTTGGGAGCCTTAATTGTGAATAAGTGGGGAGGTTTCAAAGACAAAATTAGAGGTATTTTACTGGGAATGATGGGTGTTGGTTTAACAAAAATAGTATTTGGTTTAGGTCGAACTTTGTGGGTGTGGATTCCTCCACAATTTTTGTGTTCTTTAAGTTTTACAGCCGGTGGAAGCGCCGATAACGCAATCTGGTTAGCTAAAGTAGCGCCTAATGTGCAAGGAAGGGTTTTTGCTGCACGCTCTTTGCTTTTACAATTAGCTTCAGCTGTTGCCGTTTTAGTTGCTGGCCCCCTAGCAGATAAAGTATTTATCCCTGCTTTTAGTCAAGAAGGTAGCATGGCGGGTCTTTTAGGAGGAATATTCGGGGCTGGTACGGCTGGGGGACTGGCAATGTTATATGTAATTTGTGCGGTGTGTATGTTTTTGGTAGGGTTAGCTGGATTGAGTGTGCCACTGCTCCGAAATTTGGAAAAGATTTTACCCGACTATGAAGAAAAAGTATCTGCTGAATGA
- a CDS encoding MbtH family protein, with the protein MYQNDKEDTTIYKVVVNHEEQYSIWPLERENPLGWQDVGKNGLKQECLNYIKEVWTDMRPLSLRQKMQATSNNIQ; encoded by the coding sequence ATGTATCAAAATGACAAAGAAGACACAACAATCTACAAAGTTGTAGTTAATCACGAAGAACAATATTCTATTTGGCCTTTAGAGCGGGAAAATCCTCTTGGTTGGCAGGATGTTGGCAAAAATGGACTCAAACAAGAATGTTTAAATTACATCAAAGAAGTTTGGACTGATATGAGGCCTCTTAGTCTCAGACAAAAAATGCAAGCAACTTCTAACAATATTCAGTAA
- a CDS encoding thioesterase II family protein codes for MINRQTFNSYITCPKPNPQAQFRLFCFPYAGGSSLIFRTWYASLPQNVEVCPIELPGRGKQMKIPAFTQMETLVKAIAPILLPYLDKPFAFFGHSMGALISAALAWHLAEEYDKQPLHLFVSASRAPQIPLSKPPIHTLPEHEFKQKLRRLNGTPASVLENDELMQLLIPILRADFTLSETYIYTQQPQETPLECPITAFGGLEDQEVSIQELEAWRSLTKNSFQLEIFPGDHFFIHSSPSLLLANLTAYFQAFNLS; via the coding sequence ATGATCAATAGACAAACATTCAACTCTTACATAACTTGTCCTAAACCTAATCCTCAAGCTCAATTCAGGTTATTTTGCTTTCCCTATGCTGGTGGTAGCTCGCTAATTTTTCGCACATGGTATGCCAGCTTACCCCAAAATGTTGAAGTTTGCCCCATAGAACTTCCGGGACGAGGAAAGCAGATGAAAATACCTGCATTTACGCAAATGGAAACTTTGGTGAAAGCGATCGCACCCATCTTACTACCATATTTAGACAAACCATTTGCTTTTTTCGGTCATAGTATGGGTGCATTGATCAGTGCTGCACTAGCTTGGCATCTTGCTGAAGAATATGACAAACAGCCATTGCACCTATTTGTTTCTGCTAGTCGCGCTCCCCAAATCCCATTATCAAAACCACCAATCCACACCCTACCAGAACATGAGTTTAAACAAAAACTGCGTCGTCTGAATGGTACACCTGCTTCAGTATTAGAAAATGACGAATTAATGCAGCTATTGATCCCTATCCTACGGGCAGATTTTACACTTTCCGAAACTTATATTTACACCCAACAACCCCAAGAAACACCGCTAGAATGCCCAATTACCGCCTTCGGTGGATTGGAAGACCAAGAAGTGAGTATTCAAGAACTAGAAGCGTGGCGATCGCTTACCAAAAATTCCTTTCAACTAGAAATATTCCCTGGAGACCACTTTTTTATACACTCATCCCCATCACTCTTACTCGCAAATCTAACCGCATACTTCCAAGCCTTTAATTTAAGTTAA
- a CDS encoding SDR family NAD(P)-dependent oxidoreductase, with protein MNQSHKGSIVITGTSTGLGRAAALFLDKKGYQVFAGVRTEKDAESLKQAASGNLIPIILDITKPEQIKSALDFVSLAVGEQGLFALINNAVVAANGAIECTTIEDIRLNFEVNVIGQIAVTQAFLPMLRKAKGRIINISGVCGRVAVPYFGILSATKAALESLTDCLRMELKSSGVDVLSILPADALLTPEQADKQELNYQKTLANISPEHQALYGKNHKIHIDNVIKHNREIGSPLETVTEVILEALEAKKPKRQYFPTKYPWSLRLFAIYKRLLPYQYFHDQIYFKSFNYD; from the coding sequence ATGAATCAAAGTCATAAAGGCTCAATTGTCATCACAGGAACATCAACAGGTCTTGGTCGAGCCGCCGCACTTTTTCTAGACAAAAAAGGATATCAAGTTTTTGCCGGAGTCCGCACCGAAAAAGATGCGGAGTCACTCAAACAAGCTGCGTCTGGTAATTTAATACCAATCATTTTGGACATCACTAAACCAGAACAAATTAAATCAGCTTTGGACTTTGTTTCATTAGCAGTTGGCGAACAAGGATTATTTGCTTTAATTAATAATGCTGTTGTCGCTGCTAATGGAGCAATTGAATGTACAACCATCGAAGATATTAGATTAAACTTTGAAGTCAATGTGATTGGTCAAATCGCTGTGACTCAAGCATTTTTACCAATGCTACGCAAAGCTAAAGGCAGAATCATCAATATTAGTGGTGTTTGTGGCAGAGTCGCTGTACCATATTTTGGAATTTTATCCGCAACAAAAGCCGCCTTGGAATCACTGACAGATTGTTTAAGAATGGAGTTAAAATCTAGCGGCGTTGATGTTCTTTCAATATTGCCAGCCGATGCCTTATTAACTCCAGAACAAGCAGATAAACAAGAACTAAATTATCAAAAAACATTGGCTAATATTTCACCAGAACATCAAGCTTTATATGGCAAAAACCATAAAATTCATATAGACAATGTTATCAAGCATAATCGGGAAATTGGCTCACCCCTGGAGACTGTAACCGAGGTAATTTTAGAAGCTTTAGAAGCGAAAAAGCCAAAAAGACAATATTTCCCCACTAAATATCCTTGGTCATTAAGGCTATTTGCAATATACAAAAGACTGCTACCATATCAATATTTTCATGATCAAATCTACTTTAAGAGCTTTAACTATGATTAG
- a CDS encoding cytochrome P450: protein MKLPPGPKTPAWLLALQFEADFFGYMDTISQRYGDIVTVMFDSTPTIYVSNPSGIKEIFTHTKEVVAKGELNQNFALLTGEQGVLQLDGLRHKNRRKLLMSAFHGERMQACGKRICELTARVMNQQTIGKPFLAYSALEEITLAVGIEVVMGLHEGERYERVKHLFAAVFKHELSPLVQLLTKLPFWGWDLGRWSPQGNLLSLRQELFQVLSDEVKARRQQADLSRTDILSDLVLASDEMGEAIADEEIRDLLISPIGAAQGASATAIAWALYWVHRLPDVCDRLREELTSLGENPDITSILALPYLNAVCNEVLRIYPTQLFAFPRIVESPVEIMGYQLSPGTILIANIYSTHQREDLYPEPKQFKPERFLEKQFSTYEFLPFGGGSRVCIGGTFALFEMKLVLATILSRYQLKLVNQQPEKPKFDGLLCYPASGVKMVVSAQNQHQRSSVSLASGRF, encoded by the coding sequence ATGAAACTACCACCTGGGCCAAAAACTCCTGCTTGGTTGCTGGCTTTGCAATTCGAGGCTGATTTCTTTGGCTATATGGATACTATTTCTCAACGTTATGGTGACATTGTGACTGTAATGTTTGATTCAACGCCGACAATTTACGTGAGTAATCCTTCTGGAATCAAGGAGATTTTTACCCACACTAAAGAAGTTGTAGCGAAGGGAGAATTAAACCAAAATTTTGCTTTATTAACAGGAGAGCAAGGAGTTTTACAACTAGATGGATTACGTCATAAAAATCGACGCAAGTTGTTAATGTCGGCTTTTCATGGTGAACGGATGCAAGCCTGTGGGAAACGCATCTGTGAACTAACAGCAAGAGTCATGAATCAACAAACCATTGGTAAACCTTTTCTGGCTTACTCAGCTTTAGAAGAAATTACTTTGGCGGTAGGTATAGAGGTAGTAATGGGATTGCATGAAGGAGAACGCTATGAAAGAGTAAAACATTTATTTGCTGCTGTTTTTAAACATGAACTCTCGCCATTGGTACAACTGCTGACAAAACTACCCTTTTGGGGATGGGATTTAGGGAGGTGGAGTCCCCAAGGAAATTTGCTGTCCCTGCGACAAGAACTGTTTCAAGTGTTGTCGGATGAAGTAAAAGCACGTCGCCAGCAAGCAGATTTATCACGCACTGATATTCTCTCAGATTTGGTATTAGCGAGTGATGAGATGGGAGAAGCGATCGCAGATGAAGAAATCCGAGACTTATTAATTTCACCTATCGGGGCGGCGCAAGGTGCTTCAGCAACCGCGATCGCTTGGGCTTTGTACTGGGTTCACCGTTTACCTGATGTGTGCGATCGCCTGCGGGAAGAACTTACCAGCCTTGGCGAAAACCCAGATATCACTAGCATCTTAGCCTTACCTTATCTCAACGCTGTGTGTAACGAAGTTTTACGCATTTACCCAACTCAACTGTTTGCCTTCCCTCGCATTGTAGAATCCCCAGTAGAAATTATGGGCTATCAATTAAGTCCAGGCACTATATTAATTGCCAACATTTATTCTACACATCAGCGCGAAGATTTATACCCAGAACCAAAACAATTTAAACCAGAACGTTTTTTAGAAAAGCAATTTTCCACCTACGAATTTTTACCCTTTGGTGGTGGTTCCCGTGTTTGTATTGGCGGCACATTTGCTTTATTTGAAATGAAATTAGTATTGGCTACCATTCTTTCCCGTTATCAATTAAAACTCGTGAATCAACAACCAGAAAAACCAAAATTTGATGGACTTCTTTGTTACCCTGCTAGTGGCGTAAAGATGGTTGTATCTGCTCAAAATCAACATCAGCGATCGTCGGTATCTCTTGCTTCGGGTAGGTTTTAG
- a CDS encoding oxidoreductase: MEKQTRVWFITGCSSGFGRALAETVLEKGEIVVLTARNPQKLEDLATSFPEQTLALQLDVTKPEQVRESVKNALARFGRIDILVNNAGCEVAGILEEVSDDAIRRQFETNFFGVIDMLRVVIPYMRQQRSGHILNISSAACFMSGAGGGIYISSKLALEGISGSLANEVAHLGIKVTMVEPGAFSTDFFNKSHVLVETKIPEYQPIIKDMSQWIKDVKEQKIKLIGDPKKAALAMIKAVDSEVPPLRLALGSDAVETIDGALQFIKEGLDAWKEVSTSTDFDEVVTDKMQVAAVN, translated from the coding sequence ATGGAAAAACAAACAAGAGTATGGTTTATTACTGGTTGCTCCAGTGGTTTTGGTCGAGCCTTGGCAGAAACAGTACTGGAGAAGGGTGAAATAGTAGTTCTAACAGCACGAAACCCTCAAAAGCTAGAAGATTTAGCCACCAGCTTTCCAGAACAGACATTAGCATTGCAACTTGATGTGACAAAACCCGAACAAGTCAGAGAATCTGTCAAAAATGCGCTCGCTCGCTTTGGCAGAATTGATATACTCGTCAACAATGCTGGGTGTGAAGTTGCCGGCATACTCGAAGAAGTTAGTGATGATGCCATCAGGCGGCAATTTGAGACGAATTTTTTTGGTGTTATAGACATGCTGCGAGTTGTCATACCTTATATGCGTCAGCAGCGTAGTGGGCATATTCTCAATATCTCATCAGCAGCTTGCTTTATGTCTGGTGCAGGCGGAGGAATTTATATCAGCAGCAAGTTAGCTTTAGAAGGAATTTCTGGTTCTTTAGCTAACGAAGTCGCCCATTTGGGAATCAAAGTCACAATGGTTGAACCAGGCGCATTCAGCACCGACTTTTTCAACAAATCTCATGTCTTAGTTGAAACAAAAATCCCAGAATATCAACCAATTATTAAAGACATGAGCCAATGGATAAAAGATGTCAAAGAGCAGAAAATTAAATTAATTGGTGATCCCAAAAAAGCTGCTTTAGCAATGATTAAAGCAGTTGATAGCGAAGTCCCACCACTCAGATTAGCTTTGGGAAGCGATGCAGTCGAAACCATTGATGGTGCATTGCAATTTATTAAAGAAGGATTGGACGCTTGGAAAGAAGTATCCACAAGTACTGATTTTGATGAAGTGGTAACAGATAAAATGCAAGTTGCTGCTGTTAATTAA
- a CDS encoding sucrase ferredoxin: MISNTIDCRFCSLVSKANKEDPIGTAITCDHWLIMEVPQPWPQDIYQQNPTIKSLISAYQELVFKYKIQLKPLLIAPDREYSEPGLTRILYYYRPAHLFSQFEKQEFIVPENQAAALVTAIFQQLIQKPNNLSDFQKYQQQTSHIRELMICTHAQVDLACGRFGNPLYRQLRKQYAPFSNGNLRVWQSSHFGGHQFAPTLIDLPQGYFWGHLESSVLDLLVEQNNSVLGLRPYYRGWAGLNQFEQIAEREIWMQSGWSWLNYLKAGKVLAMEKVAEECQPDWAEVQIDFIDPHTQTKGSYQVRIETCGEVMTACNSATVMELEPVKQYRVSQLVRLE, from the coding sequence ATGATTAGCAACACAATAGATTGCCGTTTTTGTTCTTTAGTTTCTAAAGCCAATAAAGAAGATCCCATTGGTACAGCCATAACTTGCGACCATTGGCTAATTATGGAAGTTCCCCAACCTTGGCCGCAAGACATTTATCAACAAAACCCCACTATCAAATCATTAATTAGTGCATACCAGGAGTTAGTTTTTAAATATAAAATTCAGTTGAAACCACTATTAATTGCGCCTGACCGCGAATATTCTGAGCCTGGTTTGACTCGTATATTGTATTACTATCGTCCTGCCCATCTGTTTTCTCAGTTTGAAAAACAGGAATTTATTGTTCCTGAAAATCAAGCTGCCGCTTTAGTAACAGCAATATTTCAGCAGTTAATACAAAAACCTAATAATTTATCAGATTTTCAAAAATATCAACAACAAACAAGTCATATTCGTGAATTAATGATTTGTACCCATGCTCAAGTAGACCTAGCTTGTGGGAGATTTGGTAATCCTTTATATCGGCAACTACGCAAACAATATGCTCCTTTTAGCAACGGAAACTTAAGAGTCTGGCAATCATCTCATTTTGGTGGTCATCAGTTTGCGCCAACACTGATTGATTTACCACAAGGATATTTCTGGGGACATCTGGAGTCATCTGTATTAGATTTACTAGTGGAACAAAATAATTCAGTTCTGGGTTTACGTCCATACTACCGAGGATGGGCAGGTTTAAACCAATTTGAGCAAATTGCCGAACGTGAAATTTGGATGCAGTCTGGTTGGAGTTGGCTGAATTATTTAAAAGCAGGAAAAGTACTAGCAATGGAAAAAGTTGCGGAAGAATGTCAGCCTGATTGGGCAGAAGTTCAAATTGATTTTATAGATCCTCATACTCAAACAAAAGGTAGCTATCAAGTCAGAATAGAAACCTGTGGTGAGGTGATGACTGCATGTAACTCAGCAACAGTCATGGAATTAGAACCAGTTAAGCAGTATCGCGTTAGCCAGTTGGTTAGGCTGGAGTAA